One window of Curtobacterium sp. 458 genomic DNA carries:
- a CDS encoding alcohol dehydrogenase catalytic domain-containing protein has translation MRAVQYSDFRSVPTVVELPEPVLPPHGVLVRVRATGVCRSDWHAWTGHDDSVSLPHVPGHEFAGEVAAVGADVRRTAVGDRVTAPFVFACGECEQCRAGATQVCTAQQQPGFDLPGSYAELVMVPHADLNVVTLPDAVGFAEAASLGCRFGTAYHALHARGRVTAGEWVSVFGCGGVGLSTVQVAVAAGARVVASDISAQALGRAAELGAETVLMDDDAVDRIRELTGGGAHVSVDAFGSRATSVAAVGTLRPRGRHVQVGLLLGDEATPAIPMGRVIGDELELLGSHGIAVSEYAAMLEDVVAGRLRPADSIGRTIAFEELPEAILAMDRPAAGPGMVVATW, from the coding sequence GTGCGAGCTGTGCAGTACTCCGACTTCCGTTCCGTGCCGACCGTCGTCGAACTCCCGGAGCCCGTGCTGCCGCCGCACGGTGTCCTCGTCCGGGTTCGGGCCACCGGGGTCTGTCGGAGCGACTGGCACGCCTGGACCGGCCACGACGACTCGGTGTCGTTGCCGCACGTCCCCGGCCACGAGTTCGCCGGCGAGGTCGCGGCGGTCGGCGCCGACGTCCGTCGTACAGCCGTGGGGGACCGCGTCACCGCGCCGTTCGTCTTCGCGTGCGGCGAGTGCGAGCAGTGCCGCGCCGGGGCCACGCAGGTGTGCACGGCGCAGCAGCAGCCCGGGTTCGACCTGCCGGGGTCGTACGCGGAACTCGTCATGGTGCCGCACGCCGACCTCAACGTCGTGACGCTGCCGGACGCGGTCGGGTTCGCCGAAGCCGCGAGCCTGGGGTGCCGGTTCGGTACCGCCTACCACGCCCTGCACGCCCGAGGGCGGGTGACGGCAGGGGAGTGGGTGTCGGTGTTCGGCTGCGGAGGCGTCGGTCTCTCCACGGTGCAGGTGGCGGTGGCCGCCGGTGCACGGGTCGTGGCGTCCGACATATCAGCGCAGGCGCTCGGGCGTGCTGCGGAGCTCGGCGCCGAGACCGTCCTCATGGACGACGATGCGGTCGACCGGATCCGCGAGCTGACCGGTGGCGGTGCGCACGTCTCCGTCGACGCGTTCGGGAGCCGTGCGACGTCGGTCGCCGCCGTCGGGACCCTGCGCCCTCGGGGCCGGCACGTCCAGGTCGGGCTGCTGCTCGGGGACGAGGCGACCCCGGCGATCCCGATGGGCCGGGTGATCGGCGACGAGCTCGAGCTGCTCGGGAGCCACGGCATCGCCGTGTCGGAGTACGCGGCGATGCTCGAGGACGTCGTTGCCGGCCGGCTGCGTCCTGCGGACTCGATCGGACGCACGATCGCGTTCGAGGAACTGCCCGAGGCGATCCTGGCGATGGACCGTCCGGCCGCGGGACCGGGGATGGTCGTGGCCACGTGGTGA
- a CDS encoding copper resistance CopC family protein: MRSWSAFALVLLLAASFTAGTAPASAHSALVSSDPAADSTVSVPLDRVTLTFSEAPLAGLDAGLRIEVRDGSDRDVSSGSVEVAGTAMSKAVTLADGPYRVVWRYLSPDGHPITGEYGFTASGVAGTTPSAAPTGSPAPSTSATAGPIATATAGPASATTHAGHSPVAVWVIGAVALLAAAAAVVAAVVRRCPARPAARDDDTPAGGAAA, translated from the coding sequence ATGCGTTCATGGTCGGCCTTCGCACTCGTGCTGCTCCTGGCGGCGTCCTTCACCGCAGGAACGGCCCCGGCGTCGGCGCACTCCGCCCTTGTCTCGAGCGACCCCGCGGCCGACTCCACGGTGAGCGTTCCGCTCGACCGCGTCACCCTGACCTTCTCCGAGGCGCCGCTTGCCGGCCTCGACGCCGGTCTGCGGATCGAGGTCCGCGACGGATCGGACCGAGACGTGTCCTCGGGCTCCGTCGAGGTGGCCGGCACCGCGATGTCGAAGGCCGTGACGCTGGCCGACGGGCCCTACCGGGTCGTCTGGCGGTACCTGTCACCCGATGGTCACCCGATCACGGGCGAGTACGGGTTCACTGCCTCGGGCGTCGCCGGGACGACCCCGAGCGCCGCCCCGACCGGGTCGCCCGCACCGTCCACGTCCGCGACTGCCGGACCGATCGCGACGGCCACGGCCGGACCCGCCAGTGCGACGACCCACGCCGGCCACTCGCCGGTCGCCGTCTGGGTGATCGGTGCGGTCGCGCTCCTGGCGGCAGCAGCTGCGGTGGTCGCCGCCGTCGTCCGGCGATGTCCCGCTCGCCCGGCCGCGCGGGACGACGACACCCCGGCCGGCGGCGCGGCGGCCTGA
- a CDS encoding beta-ketoacyl-[acyl-carrier-protein] synthase family protein, with amino-acid sequence MDIVITGYGSVTPFGHGVDVLWDALVAGRSGVHVLGRSGDLWDRVPIRVGADAALDADTALGRVRAARLDRSQQLALVAAHEAWADAGAPGVEGDRLAVVVGTGIGGVETLLDAHDVLGDAGARRVSPRAVPMLMANGAAAQISIELGARAGAYTTVSACASGAEALVTAARLIATGEADVVVAGGTEAAVTPVTMASFAQSQALAKPGEDDPATLSRPFDADRRGFVLGEGAGIVVLERADHARARAAHVRGRLAGWAITSDAHHITAPLADGSEQERAMRSAIRMAGVAPRDIDHVNAHATSTPVGDVGEAAAIARAVGTGAAVSAPKSAIGHLFGAAGAVESILALRAVETGVVPPTLNLDRLDPAIDLDVVSGAARRTPVRAALNNSFGFGGQNASLVFTAA; translated from the coding sequence GTGGACATCGTCATCACCGGGTACGGCAGCGTCACCCCGTTCGGCCACGGCGTCGACGTGCTCTGGGACGCGCTCGTCGCTGGTCGCTCCGGGGTGCACGTCCTCGGACGCAGCGGCGACCTGTGGGACCGGGTGCCGATCCGGGTCGGGGCGGACGCCGCACTCGACGCCGACACCGCCCTCGGTCGCGTGCGAGCCGCCCGCCTCGACCGCAGCCAGCAGCTCGCACTCGTCGCAGCGCACGAGGCGTGGGCGGACGCCGGAGCGCCCGGCGTCGAAGGCGACCGGCTCGCGGTGGTCGTCGGGACGGGCATCGGGGGAGTGGAGACACTCCTCGACGCCCACGACGTGCTCGGGGACGCCGGCGCCCGACGGGTGTCGCCGCGCGCGGTCCCGATGCTCATGGCGAACGGAGCTGCCGCGCAGATCAGCATCGAACTCGGCGCGCGAGCCGGCGCGTACACGACGGTGTCCGCGTGCGCCTCCGGGGCCGAGGCGCTCGTCACCGCGGCGCGGCTCATCGCCACCGGAGAAGCCGACGTCGTCGTGGCCGGCGGTACCGAAGCTGCGGTCACCCCGGTGACGATGGCGTCGTTCGCGCAGTCGCAGGCCCTCGCGAAGCCGGGCGAGGACGACCCGGCGACGCTCTCCCGCCCGTTCGACGCGGACCGTCGCGGCTTCGTGCTCGGCGAGGGAGCGGGCATCGTCGTGCTCGAACGTGCCGACCACGCCCGGGCACGAGCCGCGCACGTACGGGGACGCCTGGCCGGATGGGCGATCACCTCGGACGCGCACCACATCACGGCGCCGCTCGCCGACGGCAGCGAGCAGGAGCGTGCCATGCGTTCGGCGATCCGGATGGCCGGTGTCGCGCCGCGTGACATCGACCACGTCAACGCCCACGCGACGAGCACGCCGGTCGGGGATGTGGGGGAGGCCGCTGCCATCGCCCGGGCGGTCGGCACGGGCGCGGCGGTGTCGGCCCCGAAGAGTGCGATCGGGCACCTCTTCGGCGCTGCTGGAGCCGTCGAGTCGATCCTCGCCCTCCGCGCCGTCGAGACCGGGGTCGTCCCGCCGACCCTGAACCTCGACCGGCTCGACCCAGCGATCGACCTCGACGTGGTGTCGGGCGCGGCGCGGCGCACTCCGGTGCGCGCGGCGCTCAACAACTCGTTCGGGTTCGGCGGTCAGAACGCGTCACTTGTGTTCACGGCTGCGTGA
- a CDS encoding TetR/AcrR family transcriptional regulator C-terminal domain-containing protein, whose protein sequence is MATEGDGTTARGSATRARIIAATAGLLTAGGSTDVTVSGIARAAGVYPNQITHHFGSKDRLVLDAAFTLFLRDTSRMQAAGRRVGSPGAFRTLLARTTLAMPSLPLVVAALGVGGRERSAHLLGLLFRQSERYLARVAADRGWASRSLHRDVRTFWSAAFGAALLRAAGGTGGPEDVDLAATLSISAGPADAP, encoded by the coding sequence ATGGCAACCGAGGGTGACGGCACGACCGCGCGGGGGTCGGCGACCCGTGCACGGATCATCGCTGCGACGGCGGGGCTCCTCACCGCGGGAGGGTCGACCGACGTGACGGTGAGCGGCATCGCCCGGGCAGCGGGCGTCTACCCCAACCAGATCACGCACCACTTCGGCTCGAAGGACCGCCTCGTCCTCGACGCCGCGTTCACGCTCTTCCTCCGCGACACGAGCCGGATGCAGGCAGCGGGACGGCGGGTCGGCTCCCCCGGTGCGTTCCGGACCCTCCTGGCGCGCACGACGCTGGCGATGCCGTCGCTCCCCCTCGTCGTGGCCGCACTCGGGGTCGGCGGGCGGGAGCGCAGCGCGCACCTGCTCGGTCTGCTCTTCCGACAGTCCGAGCGCTACCTCGCACGGGTCGCCGCCGACCGCGGGTGGGCCAGCCGCTCGCTCCACCGCGACGTCAGGACGTTCTGGAGCGCGGCGTTCGGAGCGGCCCTCCTCCGTGCGGCCGGTGGGACGGGTGGCCCCGAGGACGTCGACCTCGCCGCGACGCTGTCGATCAGCGCGGGGCCGGCCGACGCTCCCTGA
- the dhaM gene encoding dihydroxyacetone kinase phosphoryl donor subunit DhaM: protein MTVGILVVSHSAAVASGTVELARQMAADVRLVAAGGTDDGGIGTSFEAITAGLEELRDTDGVVVLCDLGSAYLTTDTALDFLDDDDRARVHVSQAPLVEGTVAAAVAAQTGGDVAAVLAAAASAAGPSTAELPGGTTPDSASAPVDGSVGSSPEDAAVASASVELRNESGLHARPAAEFVKTAARFDARVRVNGVDAKSLLAIMALALPKGATIGIEASGDDAQDAVDALVGLVQSGFGE, encoded by the coding sequence GTGACCGTCGGCATCCTCGTCGTCTCGCACAGCGCGGCCGTGGCCTCCGGGACCGTCGAGCTGGCCCGGCAGATGGCGGCGGACGTCCGGCTCGTGGCCGCAGGCGGCACCGACGACGGCGGCATCGGCACCTCGTTCGAGGCCATCACCGCGGGGCTCGAGGAGCTCCGGGACACCGACGGGGTCGTCGTGCTGTGCGACCTCGGCTCGGCCTACCTGACGACCGACACGGCGCTCGACTTCCTCGACGACGACGACCGAGCACGGGTCCACGTCTCGCAGGCGCCGCTCGTCGAGGGCACGGTCGCAGCGGCCGTCGCCGCGCAGACCGGCGGCGACGTCGCGGCGGTCCTCGCCGCAGCCGCCAGCGCCGCCGGACCGAGCACGGCGGAGCTGCCTGGAGGCACGACACCCGACAGCGCGTCGGCCCCCGTCGACGGGTCGGTCGGCTCCAGCCCCGAGGACGCCGCCGTCGCGTCGGCCTCGGTCGAGCTCCGCAACGAGAGCGGACTCCACGCCCGCCCGGCGGCGGAGTTCGTGAAGACCGCCGCGCGGTTCGACGCACGGGTGCGTGTGAACGGCGTCGACGCGAAGAGCCTCCTCGCGATCATGGCGCTCGCGCTGCCGAAGGGCGCGACGATCGGCATCGAGGCCTCGGGGGACGACGCGCAGGACGCCGTCGACGCACTGGTCGGGCTCGTGCAGTCCGGCTTCGGGGAGTGA
- the dhaL gene encoding dihydroxyacetone kinase subunit DhaL has translation MALDTAWAIDWVRRSAATIDDHRAELVTLDREIGDGDHGENLDRGFRAVVEAIDAGSFDTPGSVFKTVATKLISTVGGAAGPLFGTAYLKAAQAAGDVEVLDASALVAVLTAARDGVVSRGKAEVGDKTMVDAWTPAVDAAASAAEAGAAPEQVLAAAADAAATGAESTDALVARKGRASYLGERAVGHRDPGAQSTVYLLRAAVDAA, from the coding sequence TTGGCGCTCGACACCGCATGGGCCATCGACTGGGTGCGTCGCTCGGCAGCGACGATCGACGACCACCGCGCCGAGCTCGTGACGCTCGACCGCGAGATCGGCGACGGGGACCACGGCGAGAACCTCGACCGCGGGTTCCGCGCCGTCGTCGAGGCGATCGACGCCGGGTCGTTCGACACCCCGGGTTCGGTCTTCAAGACGGTCGCGACCAAGCTCATCTCCACCGTCGGCGGGGCCGCCGGTCCCCTGTTCGGCACGGCGTACCTCAAGGCCGCGCAGGCCGCCGGTGACGTGGAGGTGCTCGACGCGTCGGCGCTCGTGGCCGTGCTGACCGCGGCGCGTGACGGTGTCGTCTCGCGGGGCAAGGCCGAGGTGGGCGACAAGACGATGGTGGACGCGTGGACGCCGGCAGTGGACGCCGCCGCATCGGCCGCCGAGGCCGGAGCGGCCCCGGAGCAGGTGCTCGCCGCCGCTGCGGACGCCGCCGCGACCGGTGCCGAGTCGACGGACGCCCTCGTCGCCCGCAAGGGACGCGCGAGCTACCTCGGTGAGCGCGCCGTGGGTCACCGCGACCCCGGCGCGCAGTCGACGGTCTACCTCCTGCGCGCCGCGGTGGACGCCGCGTGA
- the dhaK gene encoding dihydroxyacetone kinase subunit DhaK — MKKLINDPHAVVDETVRGFARAHAGHVVLVEDPIHLHRADAPVSGKVGIVSGGGSGHEPLHAGFVGYGMLDAAVPGPVFTSPTPDPIVAATKAVDGGAGVLHIVKNYTGDVLNFETAAELAAMDDVRVESVVVDDDVAVQDSLYTAGRRGVAGTVVVEKCAGAAAERGDDLDAVAAVARHVNEVTRSMGLALSSGTVPHAGEPSFTLADDEVELGIGIHGEPGRERIAMAPADELVDRVLEPILTDLEAPSGSKLLLLVNGMGGTPQSELYIAYRRAEEVLSDRGYEVTRSLVGNYVTSLEMQGFSLTVTVLDDELTALWDAPVETPALRWGR, encoded by the coding sequence ATGAAGAAGCTCATCAACGACCCGCACGCCGTGGTCGACGAGACCGTCCGCGGGTTCGCCCGTGCGCACGCCGGGCACGTGGTCCTGGTCGAGGACCCGATCCACCTGCACCGAGCCGATGCTCCGGTGTCGGGCAAGGTCGGGATCGTCAGCGGCGGCGGCAGCGGTCACGAACCGCTGCACGCCGGCTTCGTCGGCTACGGCATGCTCGATGCCGCCGTCCCGGGGCCCGTGTTCACGAGCCCGACACCGGACCCGATCGTCGCGGCGACGAAGGCCGTCGACGGGGGAGCGGGCGTGCTCCACATCGTGAAGAACTACACCGGGGACGTCCTCAACTTCGAGACCGCAGCCGAACTCGCGGCGATGGACGACGTCCGCGTCGAGTCGGTCGTGGTCGACGACGACGTCGCGGTCCAGGACTCGCTGTACACCGCCGGCCGTCGGGGCGTCGCGGGCACGGTGGTCGTCGAGAAGTGCGCGGGCGCCGCGGCCGAGCGCGGGGACGACCTCGACGCCGTCGCCGCGGTGGCCCGGCACGTGAACGAGGTCACCCGGTCGATGGGCCTCGCGCTCTCGTCCGGCACGGTGCCGCACGCCGGCGAGCCCTCCTTCACCCTGGCCGACGACGAGGTCGAACTCGGCATCGGCATCCACGGCGAGCCCGGGCGGGAGCGGATCGCGATGGCCCCGGCCGACGAGCTCGTCGACCGTGTCCTCGAACCGATCCTCACCGACCTCGAGGCTCCTTCGGGGTCGAAGCTGCTCCTCCTCGTGAACGGCATGGGCGGCACGCCGCAGTCGGAGCTCTACATCGCCTACCGACGCGCCGAGGAGGTCCTCTCCGACCGCGGCTACGAGGTCACGCGTAGTTTGGTCGGCAACTACGTCACGTCCCTCGAGATGCAGGGCTTCTCGTTGACCGTCACCGTGCTCGACGACGAACTCACCGCGCTCTGGGACGCCCCGGTGGAGACCCCGGCCCTGCGCTGGGGTCGCTGA
- a CDS encoding MIP/aquaporin family protein, whose protein sequence is MDGIGVNFLSELVGTAMLIILGGGVVAAVSLTKSKGFGAGFLMVTIGWGFAVFAGVTVSYSSGGQLNPAVSLGLALLGKITVGEMFLYWLAQLIGAIIGAVIVWLAYKQHFDEEPDPAAKLGVFSTGPAIRSYAWNVVTEIIGTFVLVFVVLAFTNGGTPKELGAVPVAFLVIAIGVSLGGPTGYAINPARDLGPRIAHAFLPIKGKGSSDWSYAWVPVVGPLIGGALAAGASTFLLPIVS, encoded by the coding sequence ATGGACGGCATCGGCGTCAATTTCCTCTCCGAGCTCGTCGGCACGGCGATGCTCATCATCCTCGGTGGCGGTGTCGTCGCCGCCGTGTCCCTCACGAAGTCCAAGGGCTTCGGCGCGGGCTTCCTCATGGTCACGATCGGTTGGGGCTTCGCGGTCTTCGCCGGCGTCACCGTGTCGTACAGCTCGGGCGGCCAGCTCAACCCCGCGGTGAGCCTCGGTCTCGCCCTGCTCGGCAAGATCACCGTCGGCGAGATGTTCCTCTACTGGCTCGCGCAGCTCATCGGCGCCATCATCGGTGCGGTCATCGTCTGGCTCGCCTACAAGCAGCACTTCGACGAGGAGCCGGACCCGGCCGCCAAGCTCGGCGTCTTCTCGACCGGCCCGGCGATCCGCAGCTACGCCTGGAACGTCGTCACCGAGATCATCGGCACGTTCGTCCTCGTGTTCGTCGTCCTCGCGTTCACCAACGGTGGCACCCCCAAGGAGCTCGGCGCGGTCCCCGTCGCCTTCCTGGTGATCGCGATCGGTGTCTCGCTCGGTGGCCCGACCGGCTACGCCATCAACCCGGCCCGTGACCTCGGCCCGCGCATCGCGCACGCCTTCCTCCCGATCAAGGGCAAGGGCTCGTCCGACTGGTCCTACGCGTGGGTGCCGGTCGTCGGCCCGCTCATCGGTGGCGCTCTCGCTGCCGGCGCATCGACGTTCCTGCTCCCGATCGTCTCCTAG
- the glpK gene encoding glycerol kinase GlpK, with protein MADYIVAIDQGTTSTRAIVFDHSGSIVSVGQKEHEQIFPRAGWVEHDPAEIWDNTREVIGQALSRADITRHDVAAVGITNQRETAVVWDKTTGKAVYNAIVWQDTRTQSIVDKLADGDTDRYKSIVGLPLATYFSGTKIAWILENVEGAREKAEAGDLLFGTTDTWVLWNLTGGVDGGVHKTDVTNASRTLFMDLETLEWRDDILADFGVPKSMLPEIVSSSEVYGHVESSNLLREVPIAGILGDQQAATFGQAAFDQGESKNTYGTGNFLIFNTGTEIVRSENGLLTTVGYKLGDQETHYALEGSIAVTGSLIQWLRDNLGLIGSAPEVEALAKTVEDNGGVYFVPAFSGLFAPYWRPDARGAIVGLTRYVNKGHIARAALEATALQTREVLDAVNADSGVDLTELKVDGGMTANNELMQFQADILNVPVVRPVVAETTALGAAYAAGLAVGFWANLDELRANWQEDQRWEPQLDDAERDRQLRLWKKAVTKTFDWVDEDVQ; from the coding sequence ATGGCCGACTACATCGTCGCCATCGACCAGGGCACCACCTCGACCCGAGCGATCGTGTTCGACCACTCCGGTTCCATCGTGTCCGTCGGACAGAAGGAGCACGAGCAGATCTTCCCGCGCGCCGGATGGGTCGAGCACGACCCGGCCGAGATCTGGGACAACACCCGCGAGGTCATCGGCCAGGCGCTCTCCCGCGCCGACATCACGCGGCACGACGTCGCCGCGGTCGGCATCACGAACCAGCGCGAGACCGCGGTCGTGTGGGACAAGACCACCGGCAAGGCCGTCTACAACGCGATCGTGTGGCAGGACACCCGCACGCAGTCGATCGTCGACAAGCTCGCCGACGGCGACACCGACCGGTACAAGTCGATCGTCGGGCTCCCCCTCGCGACCTACTTCTCCGGCACGAAGATCGCGTGGATCCTCGAGAACGTCGAGGGTGCCCGCGAGAAGGCCGAGGCGGGCGACCTCCTCTTCGGCACGACCGACACCTGGGTCCTCTGGAACCTCACCGGTGGCGTCGACGGCGGCGTCCACAAGACGGACGTCACGAACGCGTCGCGCACCCTGTTCATGGACCTCGAGACGCTCGAGTGGCGCGACGACATCCTCGCCGACTTCGGCGTGCCGAAGTCGATGCTCCCCGAGATCGTCAGCTCGTCCGAGGTCTACGGCCACGTCGAGTCGTCGAACCTCCTCCGCGAGGTCCCGATCGCCGGCATCCTCGGCGACCAGCAGGCCGCGACCTTCGGCCAGGCGGCGTTCGACCAGGGCGAGTCGAAGAACACCTACGGCACCGGCAACTTCCTCATCTTCAACACCGGTACCGAGATCGTCCGGTCCGAGAACGGCCTCCTCACCACCGTCGGCTACAAGCTCGGCGACCAGGAGACCCACTACGCCCTCGAGGGTTCGATCGCCGTCACCGGATCGCTCATCCAGTGGCTCCGCGACAACCTCGGACTCATCGGCAGCGCCCCGGAGGTCGAGGCCCTCGCCAAGACCGTCGAGGACAACGGCGGCGTCTACTTCGTCCCGGCGTTCTCCGGCCTCTTCGCGCCGTACTGGCGTCCGGACGCCCGCGGCGCCATCGTCGGCCTCACGCGCTACGTCAACAAGGGCCACATCGCCCGTGCCGCACTCGAGGCGACGGCGCTGCAGACCCGCGAGGTCCTCGACGCGGTGAACGCCGACTCCGGTGTGGACCTCACCGAGCTCAAGGTCGACGGCGGCATGACCGCGAACAACGAGCTCATGCAGTTCCAGGCCGACATCCTCAACGTTCCGGTCGTCCGACCGGTCGTCGCGGAGACCACGGCGCTCGGCGCGGCCTACGCCGCCGGTCTCGCCGTCGGCTTCTGGGCGAACCTCGACGAGCTCCGCGCCAACTGGCAGGAGGACCAGCGCTGGGAGCCGCAGCTCGACGACGCCGAGCGCGACCGCCAGCTCCGCCTCTGGAAGAAGGCCGTCACGAAGACCTTCGACTGGGTCGACGAGGACGTCCAGTAG
- the trpD gene encoding anthranilate phosphoribosyltransferase produces the protein MHDQLTWPSVISALMARQDLSIRQSTWAMEEIVQGRATSAQIAAFAVALRAKGETVDEVVGFRDAILDAAVPLDVDPMALDIVGTGGDVVGTVNVSTMAAIVIAAAGVPVVKHGNRASSSKSGSSDVLAALGLDLTMDAARVADTFQRVGLTFAFASAFHPGFAHAGPVRREIGVPTVFNFLGPLVNPARCEANAVGVAQLELVPIITGVFQTRGATALVFRGDDGLDELTTTGHSHIWEVTGGRIIEHDLDPRDLGIARARTEDLLGGDPEHNAAVVHRVLAGETGPVRDIVLLNAAAGLVSFRLAEDPAQADRAILQRFREQLAVAAEAIDSGAAARKLADWVGAAPAA, from the coding sequence ATGCACGACCAACTCACGTGGCCCTCGGTGATCAGCGCGCTCATGGCGCGCCAGGACCTCTCGATCAGGCAGTCCACATGGGCCATGGAGGAGATCGTGCAGGGACGTGCGACGTCCGCCCAGATCGCGGCGTTCGCCGTGGCACTCCGTGCCAAGGGCGAGACCGTGGACGAGGTGGTCGGCTTCCGTGACGCGATCCTCGACGCCGCTGTCCCGCTGGACGTCGACCCGATGGCGCTCGACATCGTCGGGACCGGCGGGGACGTCGTCGGGACGGTCAACGTCTCCACGATGGCCGCGATCGTGATCGCCGCGGCCGGCGTGCCCGTGGTCAAGCACGGCAACCGCGCGAGCTCCTCGAAGTCGGGGTCGAGCGACGTGCTCGCCGCGCTCGGACTCGACCTCACGATGGACGCCGCGCGTGTTGCGGACACCTTCCAGCGTGTCGGGCTCACCTTCGCCTTCGCGAGCGCCTTCCACCCCGGGTTCGCGCACGCCGGTCCGGTCCGCCGTGAGATCGGCGTGCCGACCGTCTTCAACTTCCTCGGGCCGCTCGTCAACCCGGCACGCTGCGAGGCCAACGCGGTGGGCGTGGCGCAGCTCGAACTCGTCCCGATCATCACGGGCGTGTTCCAGACCCGCGGCGCGACGGCGCTCGTGTTCCGCGGCGACGACGGACTCGACGAGCTCACCACAACCGGGCACAGCCACATCTGGGAGGTCACCGGCGGCCGGATCATCGAGCACGACCTCGACCCGCGCGACCTCGGCATCGCCCGCGCCCGGACCGAGGACCTGCTCGGCGGCGACCCGGAGCACAACGCGGCGGTGGTGCACCGTGTCCTCGCAGGGGAGACCGGACCCGTCCGCGACATCGTGCTGCTCAACGCGGCGGCGGGACTCGTGTCCTTCCGGCTCGCGGAGGACCCGGCGCAGGCCGACCGTGCGATCCTCCAGCGCTTCCGCGAGCAACTCGCCGTCGCGGCCGAGGCGATCGACTCGGGCGCCGCGGCCCGCAAGCTCGCCGACTGGGTCGGCGCCGCACCCGCCGCCTGA
- a CDS encoding heme-copper oxidase subunit III produces the protein MESVTSTPLSRSATAPVLNRPNAVAVGTIVWLGSEVMFFAGLFAIYFTLRSTSPELWATETAKLEVPFASVNTIILVLSSFACQFAVFAAERFQVHRTSWNPRHWGMTEWFFVTYCMGAIFVCGQIFEYANLWHEGVTLSSSAYGSAFYMTTGFHGLHVTGGLIAFLLTLGRGFAAKNFGHKEATTAIVVSYYWHFVDVVWIGLFAVIYLLK, from the coding sequence ATGGAGTCTGTGACTAGCACCCCTCTCTCCAGATCTGCCACCGCACCGGTCCTCAACAGGCCGAACGCCGTGGCCGTGGGGACGATCGTGTGGCTGGGCAGCGAGGTCATGTTCTTCGCCGGCCTGTTCGCGATCTACTTCACGCTCCGCAGCACCTCGCCCGAGCTCTGGGCCACCGAGACCGCCAAGCTCGAGGTGCCGTTCGCGTCGGTGAACACGATCATCCTGGTGCTGTCGAGCTTCGCCTGCCAGTTCGCGGTCTTCGCCGCCGAGCGTTTCCAGGTGCACCGCACGAGCTGGAACCCGCGCCACTGGGGCATGACCGAGTGGTTCTTCGTCACCTACTGCATGGGCGCGATCTTCGTCTGCGGTCAGATCTTCGAGTACGCCAACCTCTGGCACGAGGGCGTCACGCTCTCCTCCAGCGCCTACGGCTCGGCCTTCTACATGACGACCGGCTTCCACGGCCTCCACGTCACGGGTGGCCTCATCGCGTTCCTGCTGACCCTCGGTCGCGGGTTCGCCGCCAAGAACTTCGGTCACAAGGAAGCGACCACCGCGATCGTCGTGTCGTACTACTGGCACTTCGTCGACGTCGTCTGGATCGGCCTCTTCGCCGTCATCTACCTTCTCAAGTAG